One window of Streptococcus troglodytae genomic DNA carries:
- a CDS encoding DUF2969 family protein, producing the protein MRKKDKKIEIQISDKQVAVNGTKMAGYQLTIGNKLVGEIAEIDDKFAVIKNTAVVEFHKNLETAVEAIIETYNLNH; encoded by the coding sequence ATGCGTAAAAAAGATAAGAAGATTGAAATTCAAATAAGTGACAAGCAAGTCGCGGTAAATGGGACAAAAATGGCCGGTTATCAATTAACAATTGGAAACAAACTTGTGGGTGAGATTGCTGAGATTGATGACAAGTTTGCTGTTATCAAAAATACTGCAGTTGTTGAATTCCATAAAAATTTAGAAACTGCTGTCGAAGCTATCATTGAAACCTATAATTTGAATCACTAA
- a CDS encoding TVP38/TMEM64 family protein: MKVKLSKRYILMQKFIQALGILALIASVILVIWFYKLGILNDSNALKDLVHQHKVLGPLIFILVQIFQIVFPVIPGGVTTVAGFLIFGTWLGFILNYIGIIIGSVLLFLLVKWLGRKFILLFMKEDTFYKYEAKLESDTYEKLFIFCMLSPVSPADIMVMITGLTSMSLKRFTAIMIITKPLSIICYSYFWIYGSKLLEILFHK; the protein is encoded by the coding sequence ATGAAAGTGAAATTAAGCAAACGTTATATTTTAATGCAAAAATTCATTCAGGCTTTAGGAATTTTAGCCTTGATTGCTTCAGTCATCTTAGTCATCTGGTTTTATAAATTAGGCATTTTAAATGACAGCAACGCTTTGAAGGATCTTGTGCACCAGCACAAAGTTTTAGGTCCTTTAATCTTTATTCTCGTTCAGATTTTCCAAATTGTTTTTCCTGTTATCCCAGGTGGTGTCACTACTGTTGCTGGTTTTCTTATTTTTGGTACTTGGCTTGGTTTCATTTTAAATTACATCGGTATTATTATTGGGAGTGTCTTACTCTTCCTTCTGGTAAAGTGGTTAGGCCGTAAGTTTATTTTGCTTTTTATGAAAGAAGATACTTTTTACAAATATGAAGCCAAACTGGAAAGTGATACTTATGAAAAACTATTCATTTTTTGTATGCTTTCTCCTGTGTCGCCTGCTGATATTATGGTAATGATTACTGGCTTAACAAGCATGAGTCTTAAGCGCTTCACTGCTATTATGATCATTACCAAACCATTGTCTATTATTTGTTATAGTTATTTCTGGATATACGGTAGCAAGTTACTAGAAATTTTATTCCATAAGTAA
- a CDS encoding branched-chain amino acid aminotransferase → MEKNEERGIKMTVDLDWKNLGFEYHKLPFRYISYYKDGKWDDGKLTEDATLHISESSPALHYGQEAFEGLKAYRTKDGSVQLFRPNMNAERLQRTADRLLMPQVPTDKFIEAAKQVVRANEEYVPPYGTGATLYLRPLLIGVGDVIGVHPADEYIFTIFAMPVGNYFKGGLAPTNFLIQDDYDRAAPHGTGAAKVGGNYAASLLPGKVAHERQFSDVIYLDPATHTKIEEVGSANFFGITKNNEFITPFSPSILPSVTKYSLLYLAEHRFGMKAIEGDVRVDELDKFVEAGACGTAAVISPIGGVQHGDDFHVFYSETEVGPVTHKLYDELTGIQFGDVKAPEGWIYKVDD, encoded by the coding sequence ATAGAAAAAAACGAGGAAAGAGGTATTAAAATGACAGTAGATTTAGATTGGAAAAATTTAGGATTTGAATATCACAAACTTCCATTTCGCTATATTTCTTACTACAAAGATGGGAAATGGGATGACGGTAAACTGACAGAAGATGCGACTCTCCACATTTCTGAAAGCTCACCAGCTCTTCATTATGGACAAGAAGCTTTTGAAGGTTTGAAAGCCTACCGCACAAAAGATGGATCTGTTCAGCTTTTCCGTCCTAATATGAATGCTGAGCGCTTACAACGTACAGCTGATCGTCTCTTGATGCCGCAAGTGCCAACTGACAAATTTATTGAAGCTGCCAAACAAGTCGTTCGTGCCAATGAAGAATATGTTCCACCATATGGCACAGGAGCAACGCTTTATCTTCGCCCACTTTTGATTGGTGTCGGCGATGTGATCGGTGTTCATCCAGCTGATGAATATATCTTTACCATCTTTGCTATGCCAGTGGGTAACTACTTTAAAGGTGGTTTGGCTCCGACGAATTTTCTCATTCAAGATGATTATGATCGCGCTGCGCCACATGGCACAGGAGCTGCCAAAGTTGGTGGAAACTACGCGGCGAGTCTTTTACCAGGTAAGGTTGCCCATGAACGCCAATTTTCAGATGTTATTTATCTTGATCCAGCAACGCATACCAAGATTGAAGAAGTCGGTTCAGCTAATTTCTTTGGTATCACTAAAAATAATGAATTTATTACACCTTTTAGTCCGTCCATCCTTCCTTCTGTCACTAAATATTCTTTGCTTTATTTAGCTGAACATCGTTTTGGTATGAAGGCCATTGAAGGCGATGTCCGCGTAGATGAATTAGATAAATTTGTTGAAGCAGGGGCTTGCGGTACAGCAGCTGTTATCTCACCAATCGGAGGTGTACAGCACGGTGATGATTTCCATGTCTTTTACAGTGAAACGGAAGTTGGTCCTGTAACGCATAAATTGTATGATGAATTAACAGGTATCCAATTCGGCGATGTTAAAGCACCAGAGGGCTGGATATACAAAGTTGATGATTAA
- the parC gene encoding DNA topoisomerase IV subunit A produces MSNIQIMSLEDIMGERFGRYSKYIIQERALPDIRDGLKPVQRRILYSMNKDGNTYDKGYRKSAKSVGNVMGNFHPHGDSSIYDAMVRMSQDWKNRETLIEMHGNNGSMDGDPPAAMRYTEARLSEIADYLLQDIDKNTVAWAWNFDDTEKEPTVLPAAFPNLLVNGATGISAGYATDIPPHNLAEVIDTVVYLIDHPSAKLDKLMEFLPGPDFPTGAIIQGKDEIRKAYETGKGRVGVRSRTEIENLKGGKKQIVATEIPYEVNKAALVKKIDDVRLNNKVPGIAEVRDESDREGLRIAIELKKDADEQTILNYLFKYTDLQINYNFNMVAIDNYTPRQVGIIPMLTSYIAHRKDIIVARSKFDKEKAEKRLHIVEGLIRVISILDEVIALIRASENKVDAKENLKVSYDFSEEQAEAIVTLQLYRLTNTDIVTLENEEAELRERITTLNAIIGDERTMYNVMKRELREVKKKFGNPRLSELQAETQTIEIDTASLIVEEETYVSVTRGGYIKRTSPRSFNASTVEELGKRDDDDVIFIQNAKTTQELLIFTNLGNVIYRPIHELADIRWKEIGEHLSQNITNFATDEEILFVDLVDHFEEGTYYAATRLGQIKRFERRDLTPWRSYKSKAVKYAKLKGDGDQVVRISPIKLDDVMLITARGYALRFNIEEVPIVGPKAAGVKAINLKEGDSLAAAFIANTDSIYILTQRGSLKRMSTNLIPVTSRAKRGLQVLRELKSKPHRVFTAGPVLSEAAGEIDLFTTMGEQGQEEILEIQSQSLEKYEVNLAELSLSERTSNGSFISDTISDQGVYAAKIKN; encoded by the coding sequence ATGTCCAATATACAAATCATGTCCCTTGAGGACATCATGGGAGAGCGCTTTGGCCGCTACTCCAAGTATATCATTCAAGAACGGGCGCTGCCAGATATTCGTGATGGTCTCAAGCCCGTACAGCGCCGTATTCTTTATTCTATGAATAAAGATGGCAATACATATGATAAAGGTTACCGTAAATCAGCTAAATCTGTCGGTAATGTTATGGGGAATTTCCATCCGCATGGAGATTCTTCTATCTATGATGCCATGGTTCGTATGAGTCAGGATTGGAAGAACCGCGAAACCTTGATTGAAATGCACGGAAACAACGGTTCTATGGACGGTGATCCGCCAGCAGCCATGCGTTATACAGAAGCGCGCCTATCAGAGATTGCAGATTATTTGCTCCAAGATATTGACAAGAATACGGTAGCTTGGGCTTGGAACTTTGATGATACCGAAAAAGAACCAACTGTTTTGCCAGCGGCCTTTCCTAATCTCTTGGTCAATGGTGCAACAGGGATTTCTGCGGGTTATGCGACCGATATTCCACCGCACAATTTAGCAGAAGTAATTGATACGGTTGTCTATCTTATTGATCACCCATCAGCTAAGCTCGATAAACTCATGGAATTTCTACCCGGACCCGATTTTCCAACAGGAGCCATTATTCAAGGGAAAGATGAAATTCGCAAAGCTTACGAAACAGGTAAAGGACGCGTTGGTGTTCGCTCTCGCACTGAAATTGAAAATCTTAAGGGTGGGAAGAAGCAGATTGTAGCGACAGAGATTCCTTATGAAGTCAATAAAGCAGCTCTAGTTAAGAAAATTGATGATGTTCGTCTTAACAATAAGGTTCCTGGAATTGCCGAAGTTCGTGACGAATCTGACCGTGAGGGTCTGCGCATTGCTATCGAGCTTAAGAAAGATGCTGATGAGCAAACGATTCTAAATTATCTTTTTAAATACACCGATTTGCAAATCAACTATAATTTTAATATGGTGGCCATCGATAATTACACACCGCGGCAAGTTGGCATTATTCCAATGTTAACGAGCTATATCGCTCATCGTAAAGACATTATTGTTGCACGTTCTAAATTTGACAAGGAAAAAGCCGAAAAACGTCTCCATATTGTTGAAGGACTCATTCGGGTTATCTCTATTTTAGACGAAGTAATTGCACTTATTCGTGCTTCGGAAAATAAAGTTGATGCCAAGGAAAATCTTAAGGTTAGCTATGACTTTTCAGAAGAACAAGCAGAGGCCATTGTCACCTTGCAACTGTATCGTTTGACCAATACCGATATTGTTACTTTGGAAAATGAAGAAGCTGAATTGCGTGAACGCATTACAACTCTCAATGCTATTATTGGTGATGAGCGCACCATGTATAATGTGATGAAGCGTGAATTGCGTGAAGTCAAAAAGAAATTTGGCAATCCACGTTTGAGCGAATTACAAGCTGAGACACAAACCATTGAAATTGATACAGCCAGTCTGATTGTGGAAGAAGAAACCTATGTCAGTGTCACACGCGGCGGTTATATTAAGCGAACAAGTCCGCGTTCCTTCAATGCTTCAACAGTTGAAGAACTTGGAAAGCGTGATGATGATGATGTCATCTTCATTCAGAATGCTAAGACCACACAAGAACTGCTGATTTTTACTAATTTAGGAAATGTCATTTATCGGCCAATTCATGAATTAGCTGATATTCGCTGGAAGGAAATCGGTGAGCACCTCAGCCAAAACATTACCAATTTTGCGACGGATGAAGAAATTCTTTTTGTTGATTTAGTGGATCATTTTGAAGAAGGCACCTACTATGCCGCCACTCGTCTGGGACAAATTAAACGGTTTGAACGTCGCGATTTGACACCTTGGCGGAGTTATAAGTCTAAAGCAGTCAAATATGCTAAGTTAAAGGGTGATGGTGATCAAGTTGTCCGCATATCACCAATTAAATTAGATGATGTGATGCTAATTACTGCTAGAGGCTATGCGCTTCGTTTCAATATTGAAGAAGTACCTATTGTCGGTCCTAAAGCAGCAGGGGTTAAGGCTATTAACCTCAAAGAGGGGGATTCTTTGGCTGCTGCCTTTATTGCCAATACGGATAGTATTTATATTTTGACACAAAGAGGCAGTCTCAAACGGATGTCAACCAATCTTATCCCAGTAACTAGCCGTGCCAAACGTGGGCTTCAAGTGCTCCGTGAGCTTAAGAGTAAACCTCATCGTGTCTTTACGGCAGGACCAGTCTTATCCGAAGCAGCAGGAGAGATTGACCTCTTTACCACTATGGGTGAGCAAGGGCAAGAAGAAATTCTGGAGATTCAGTCGCAAAGTCTGGAAAAATATGAAGTTAATCTGGCTGAACTCTCGCTATCTGAACGGACTAGCAATGGTTCCTTTATCTCAGATACTATCTCTGATCAAGGAGTCTATGCAGCAAAAATCAAAAATTAA
- a CDS encoding DUF3862 domain-containing protein, with protein sequence MSMKRTKNWLLLFLTVIFCFLMLGCQSKEDKKEGTKPSNELALTKTENLDFRLSFNKIKVTTDQNHFSGGTSIEQLKQWFGDPNKSEQRNAGNITLDSYTWVKDGAVINAQLYKNSTVARSISNFSFSREAKIGKEDYDELKIGESYKKIVEKLGEPDVLSQSMSSDKEEMQTVWSSGIKTKSSSATIELYFENGLLKNKTQKDLE encoded by the coding sequence ATGAGTATGAAAAGAACAAAGAATTGGCTTTTATTGTTTTTAACAGTGATTTTCTGTTTTCTAATGCTAGGCTGTCAATCTAAAGAAGACAAAAAGGAAGGGACCAAGCCTTCTAATGAGCTCGCATTAACAAAAACAGAAAACTTAGATTTTCGTTTAAGTTTCAATAAAATCAAAGTGACAACTGATCAGAATCATTTTTCTGGTGGAACAAGTATTGAACAGTTGAAACAATGGTTTGGTGACCCCAATAAAAGTGAGCAAAGAAATGCAGGAAACATCACTTTAGATAGCTATACTTGGGTGAAAGATGGTGCTGTTATTAACGCTCAATTGTATAAGAATAGTACTGTAGCACGTTCAATTTCCAATTTTTCTTTCAGTAGAGAGGCTAAGATTGGCAAAGAAGATTATGATGAATTGAAAATCGGTGAATCTTATAAAAAGATTGTTGAAAAATTGGGTGAACCAGATGTGCTGTCCCAATCAATGTCATCAGACAAAGAAGAAATGCAGACTGTCTGGTCTAGCGGCATAAAAACAAAGTCATCTTCGGCAACTATCGAGCTCTATTTTGAAAATGGTCTTCTAAAAAATAAAACACAAAAAGATTTGGAATAA
- the rpsA gene encoding 30S ribosomal protein S1, with translation MNEFEDLLNSVSEVNPGDVVTAEVLTVDGEQANLVIDGTGVEAVLTLRELTNDRNADINNFVKAGDKVEVLVLRQVVGKDTDTVTFLVSKKRLEARKAWDKLVGREGDVVTVKGTRAVKGGLSVEFEGLRGFIPASMIDTRFVRNTEKFVGQQFEAKIKEIDPSENRFILSRRDVVEAEAAKAREEVFSKLAVGDVVTGTVARLTSFGAFIDLGGVDGLVHVTELSHERNVSPKSVVTVGEEIQVKVLAIDEEAGRVSLSLKATTPGPWDGVEQKLAAGDVIEGKVKRLTDFGAFVEVLPGIDGLVHISQISHKRVENPKDVLSVGQDVTVKVLDVNTADERVSLSIKALEERPAQDESNGEKRQSRPRRQKRQDKRDYELPETQTGFSMADLFGDIEL, from the coding sequence ATGAATGAATTTGAAGATTTGCTAAACAGTGTTAGTGAAGTAAATCCAGGCGATGTTGTGACTGCAGAAGTCTTAACTGTAGATGGAGAACAAGCAAACCTTGTTATTGACGGGACAGGTGTTGAAGCTGTATTAACACTTCGCGAATTGACTAATGATCGTAATGCTGATATTAATAACTTTGTCAAAGCTGGTGATAAAGTCGAAGTGCTTGTTCTTCGCCAAGTTGTTGGTAAAGATACCGATACAGTAACTTTCCTTGTCTCTAAAAAACGTCTAGAAGCTCGCAAGGCTTGGGACAAACTTGTTGGTCGTGAAGGTGACGTTGTGACCGTTAAAGGTACACGTGCTGTTAAGGGTGGACTTTCTGTTGAATTTGAAGGACTTCGCGGTTTTATTCCGGCTTCAATGATTGATACCCGTTTTGTTCGCAATACTGAAAAATTTGTTGGTCAGCAATTCGAAGCAAAAATCAAAGAAATTGATCCTTCAGAAAATCGCTTTATCCTTTCTCGTCGTGATGTGGTTGAAGCTGAAGCTGCAAAGGCGCGTGAGGAAGTCTTCTCAAAGCTTGCTGTCGGTGATGTCGTGACTGGTACGGTTGCTCGTTTGACAAGTTTTGGCGCTTTTATTGACCTTGGTGGCGTTGACGGACTTGTTCATGTTACTGAATTATCGCATGAACGTAATGTTTCACCAAAATCAGTCGTCACTGTTGGTGAAGAAATTCAAGTGAAGGTGCTTGCTATTGATGAAGAAGCAGGTCGAGTTTCACTGTCTCTTAAAGCAACAACCCCTGGACCATGGGATGGTGTTGAACAAAAACTTGCCGCTGGTGATGTTATCGAAGGCAAAGTAAAACGCTTGACAGACTTTGGCGCTTTTGTTGAAGTTCTTCCAGGTATTGATGGTTTGGTTCATATTTCGCAAATTTCACACAAACGTGTCGAAAATCCAAAAGATGTTCTTTCAGTTGGCCAAGATGTTACTGTCAAGGTTCTTGATGTTAATACTGCTGATGAGCGTGTCTCACTTTCCATCAAAGCGCTTGAAGAACGTCCAGCTCAGGATGAAAGCAACGGAGAAAAACGTCAATCTCGTCCTCGTCGTCAAAAACGTCAAGATAAACGTGACTACGAACTTCCAGAAACCCAAACTGGATTCTCAATGGCTGACTTGTTTGGTGATATTGAATTATAA